A genomic window from Fusarium falciforme chromosome 2, complete sequence includes:
- a CDS encoding MFS domain-containing protein: protein MSPTKRSRGLFACFNGRLLYSCGIIALSQLNFGMDQSAFSNTQAMPAFKRQFGTYDEATKTYVLETVFLSLLNSVNFVGFVFGLVFGNLTSRRFGRRIAMFVMCFWALLSAVILITSRTQTQAITGRTIAYVYIGMELALVPVLQSELVPAEARGFVVGTYQSGLYFGTLLMAIICRGTSEIKGHGSWQIPYGLFFVIPSILAVAVWWIPESPRWLLTRDRQEEALKSLKLLRQGAYTDEEINSEFENMQRAINTTIKKGNFMDLFRGTNLKRTLITVGVNIFLQLTGQNFSSKYGTIFIQSLGTVNPFAMSCINSSVGIVTVFFTQMLTDKTGRVPLLVAGALIQTASLMTMGGLGTVENPSHSVRTGIVVTVTLFTFGFSLGWAPLSHVVAAEIPTTGLRDLTYALGSVFNIVIQWAVAFSIPYLIDKSHAGLGSKVGFIFGTTAFMATLFSWFCIPECGGKTLEEIDELFVRGVPISNFRTAKLSSDLEGSENVEVLKANASDISTTEKARDL from the exons ATGTCTCCGACCAAACGAAGCCGTGGGCTCTTTGCCTGCTTCAATGGTCGCCTTCTTTATTCTTGCGGTATCATTGCGCTGTCGCAGCTCAACTTTGGCATGGACCAAAGTGCGTTCAGCAACACGCAGGCCATGCCTGCCTTTAAACGACAATTCGGTACCTATGACGAAGCTACAAAGACGTATGTTCTTGAGACGGTCTTTTTGTCTCTGTTGAACAGCGTCAACTTTGTTGGTTTCGTCTTTGGTCTTGTTTTCGGTAATCTTACCAGCCGACGCTTTGGTCGTCGGATCGCCATGTTTGTCATGTGTTTTTGGGCTCTGCTATCGGCTGTGATTCTCATCACATCGAGGACTCAAACTCAGGCAATCACTGGACGAACGATTGCTTATGTCTACATCGGCATGGAGCTTGCTCTGGTTCCTGTACTCCAGTCTGAGCTTGTTCCTGCTGAGGCTCGTGGATTTGTTGTTGGTACTTATCAATCTGGCTTATAT TTCGGTACCCTTCTCATGGCCATCATCTGCCGTGGCACCAGCGAGATTAAGGGACATGGGTCCTGGCAAATCCCCTATGGCCTCTTTTTCGTGATCCcctccatcttggctgtCGCTGTTTGGTGGATTCCTGAA TCGCCTCGATGGCTGTTGACTCGCGATCGACAGGAGGAGGCGCTCAAGTCCCTCAAGCTCCTTCGCCAGGGCGCTTACACAGATGAAGAGATCAACTCTGAGTTTGAGAACATGCAAAGAGCCATCAACACTActatcaagaagggcaacttTATGGACCTGTTCCGTGGTA CCAATCTCAAGCGCACTCTCATCACCGTTGGCGTCaacatcttcctccagcTTACGGGCCAGAACTTTAGTTCCAAGTATGGTACCATTTTCATCCAGAGCCTGGGAACGGTGAACCCTTTCGCCATGTCCTGCATCAACTCTTCTGTTGGCATCGTCACGGTGTTTTTCACCCAGATGCTGACCGACAAGACTGGTAGAGT TCCCCTTCTGGTCGCCGGTGCTCTCATTCAGACGGCTAGTCTCATGACCATGGGAGGCCTTGGCACTGTTGAGAACCCCTCGCACAGCGTCCGTACTGGTATTGTTGTCACCGTGACACTCTTCACCTTCGGATTCTCGCTTGGTTGGGCTCCCCTGTCGCACGTCGTCGCAGCCGAAATCCCCACCACAGGCCTCCGAGATCTGACCTACGCCCTCGGCTCCGTCTTCAACATTGTCATCCAATGGGCCGTCGCCTTTAGCATCCCCTACCTGATTGACAAGTCACACGCCGGTCTTGGATCCAAGGTTGGCTTCATCTTTGGCACCACTGCATTCATGGCAACGCTGTTTTCGTGGTTCTGCATTCCAGAGTGTGGAGGCAAGActctggaggagattgatgagCTCTTTGTTAGAGGCGTGCCTATTAGCAATTTCCGCACTGCAAAGCTTAGCTCCGACTTAGAGGGTTCTGAGAATGTCGAGGTGCTCAAGGCGAATGCTTCCGACATTAGCACCACGGAGAAGGCAAGGGACCTGTGA